A window of Macrotis lagotis isolate mMagLag1 chromosome X, bilby.v1.9.chrom.fasta, whole genome shotgun sequence contains these coding sequences:
- the LOC141499913 gene encoding acyl-CoA-binding protein-like — translation MAQAEFEQATEEVKNLKSKPDDQEMLFIYSHYKQATVGDINTERPGMLDFKGKAKWDAWSSLKAKSKEDAMKAYVAKVEELKTKYGI, via the coding sequence gCCACCGAAGAAGTCAAAAACCTGAAATCCAAACCAGATGACCAGGAGATGTTGTTCATCTATAGTCACTACAAACAAGCCACAGTAGGAGATATAAATACAGAGCGTCCGGGTATGTTGGACTTCAAAGGCAAAGCTAAGTGGGATGCCTGGAGCTCTTTGAAAGCGAAATCCAAAGAAGACGCCATGAAAGCTTATGTTGCAAAAGtggaagaactaaaaacaaaatatggaaTATAA